From the genome of Bifidobacterium asteroides, one region includes:
- a CDS encoding LCP family protein — protein MRTGSGQGGQEQEPPSFMPSRPRRLETAPSAPATSARHSRRQQEPPSFSPSSWTNTPRTVRRTSGSSRTTPRPAAQAAPSGNSWGNGGGRGNRGMRSSTALAHKHPVRKFVGTLLLVILLALVLLAGGGWFWINARLNREQMLTDAPGSGATTWLLLGSDQRDGSPGAGQDTSITGFRTDTILVLTKPRHGAASLISVPRDSLAKDDGRYMKINAVAYTSGYRSLTSQIEGITGHKVDHVALIRFGGLSKVVDAMGGVNLCYDADVNDPRSGMVWSKGCHQADGGMALAFTRMRYSDPRGDFGRAERQRQAISAITSKALQPAVLLNPVTAGKVLSAGLDSLVVDEQANAIDLVRMILAFRSASGPKGVTGSLYWTNPNYFLNRRVGSTVLLDQARNTELFDQLVQGSHDPGTVGGN, from the coding sequence ATGCGGACTGGTTCAGGCCAAGGCGGACAAGAGCAGGAGCCACCAAGCTTCATGCCCTCCAGGCCTCGTCGTCTTGAAACTGCTCCTAGCGCTCCCGCCACCTCAGCCAGGCACAGCCGCAGACAGCAGGAACCTCCCAGCTTCTCGCCCTCCTCCTGGACCAACACGCCCCGAACAGTCAGACGCACCAGCGGCTCTTCACGAACCACGCCCAGGCCAGCGGCCCAGGCAGCTCCCAGCGGAAACAGCTGGGGCAACGGCGGCGGTCGAGGCAATCGGGGCATGCGGTCCAGCACTGCTCTGGCACATAAGCATCCAGTACGCAAGTTCGTAGGCACACTGCTCCTGGTCATCCTGCTGGCCCTGGTCCTACTGGCGGGCGGCGGATGGTTTTGGATCAATGCCAGGCTCAACCGCGAGCAAATGCTGACGGACGCCCCAGGCTCTGGAGCCACTACCTGGCTGCTGCTGGGGTCGGACCAGCGTGACGGCTCCCCAGGGGCCGGCCAGGACACCAGCATCACCGGTTTCCGGACCGACACCATCCTGGTGCTGACCAAGCCCCGGCACGGAGCTGCTTCCCTGATTTCCGTCCCCCGTGACTCCCTGGCCAAAGACGACGGGAGGTACATGAAGATCAACGCCGTGGCCTACACCTCGGGCTACCGATCCCTGACCAGTCAGATTGAGGGCATCACCGGCCATAAGGTCGACCATGTGGCCCTGATCCGCTTCGGAGGCCTCAGCAAGGTAGTCGATGCCATGGGGGGCGTCAATCTCTGCTATGACGCCGATGTCAACGACCCCAGATCAGGCATGGTCTGGTCCAAGGGCTGTCATCAGGCCGATGGCGGCATGGCCCTGGCCTTCACCCGAATGCGCTACTCGGATCCCAGGGGTGACTTCGGACGTGCCGAGCGGCAGCGTCAAGCCATCTCAGCCATCACATCCAAGGCTCTGCAGCCTGCAGTCCTGCTCAATCCAGTCACGGCCGGCAAGGTCCTTTCGGCGGGCCTGGATTCCCTGGTGGTGGATGAGCAAGCCAACGCCATAGACCTGGTGCGCATGATCCTGGCCTTCCGCAGCGCCAGCGGCCCAAAGGGAGTCACCGGAAGTCTGTATTGGACCAATCCCAACTACTTCCTCAACAGGCGAGTCGGCTCCACCGTTCTGCTGGATCAGGCCCGCAACACCGAACTGTTCGACCAGCTGGTCCAGGGCAGTCACGACCCGGGCACCGTCGGCGGCAACTGA
- a CDS encoding hemolysin III family protein, which produces MATRTNEDDRPPEDQGVDPELERRRQQRRQELTYLRRDAEVAHEAHLQARADAVRAKAKAKAARIMAKAEIKASRIEGIPDMEIERKVRLDVHGRPKPLLRGWIHAVAAPLALAAGIVLICLAHGTGLKLACAVFMVASLALFGNSALYHLGDWTPGTTDVLRRLDHVNIFLLIAGTYTPISFALEPFWRRVIILGMWGASLVAMIVHVFWIDAPRWLYTLVYVVFGVSGVGFLKLFWDSPMAGPPVVWLIVAGGLAYILGAIVYGLRRPDPWPRVFGFHEIFHCGTVIGYACHIVAIYLVVCNLR; this is translated from the coding sequence ATGGCAACCAGGACCAACGAGGACGACAGACCGCCCGAGGATCAGGGGGTCGATCCCGAACTCGAACGCCGCCGCCAGCAGCGCCGCCAGGAGCTGACCTACCTGCGCCGGGATGCGGAAGTGGCTCACGAGGCCCATCTGCAGGCCAGGGCAGACGCAGTGCGCGCCAAGGCCAAGGCCAAGGCTGCGAGGATCATGGCAAAAGCCGAGATCAAGGCCTCACGGATCGAGGGAATCCCCGACATGGAGATCGAGCGCAAGGTCCGTCTGGATGTGCACGGTCGCCCCAAGCCCCTGCTGCGCGGCTGGATCCACGCTGTGGCCGCCCCCCTGGCCCTGGCCGCCGGCATCGTACTGATCTGCCTGGCCCACGGCACTGGCCTCAAGCTGGCATGTGCAGTCTTCATGGTCGCCTCGCTGGCCCTCTTCGGCAACTCGGCTCTCTACCATCTGGGTGACTGGACCCCTGGGACCACGGACGTGCTGCGCCGCCTGGACCACGTCAACATCTTCCTGCTCATCGCCGGCACCTACACGCCTATTTCCTTCGCACTGGAACCCTTCTGGCGGCGGGTCATCATCCTGGGCATGTGGGGGGCCAGCCTGGTGGCCATGATTGTCCACGTCTTCTGGATCGATGCTCCCCGCTGGCTCTACACCCTGGTCTACGTGGTTTTCGGAGTCTCGGGGGTGGGCTTCCTGAAGCTCTTCTGGGACTCCCCCATGGCCGGTCCGCCTGTCGTTTGGCTGATTGTGGCGGGTGGCTTGGCCTACATTCTGGGTGCGATTGTCTACGGCCTGCGCCGGCCGGACCCTTGGCCCCGGGTATTCGGCTTCCATGAGATCTTCCACTGCGGCACGGTCATCGGCTACGCCTGCCACATCGTGGCCATCTACCTGGTGGTCTGCAACCTGCGCTGA
- a CDS encoding glycosyltransferase, producing MSFVAPQAQDVRQVLSAVMNECSSAASPQVEDAVAAVITVEHDLTYLPDTLRALLRQSLLPRLLIIADCSGSTVEPLYAQFPVDGPARVEVQVVRARGASSFGDAVNKALGYARLPGRIRALWLLHDDCRPLDDHCLDKLVDTWHSNPTASLLGAKQYDWQGEGLRDVGRYAYHHRTVSLVVDSEPDQEQYDARQDVFAVSLAGVLVPMQTIKDLGGPGSWAGTFGQADDLCRRICLSGGRVVVVPSARMAHASARVSGLRDRSGRPVQPDHRLDASMGPMLARERYLLTDFALPWWLLVWLWRILAALWFMALDLIGKRPYRALCRLCAPWRILARPAALLTMRRRLTSACHGSPRRLDVLQASGQQIRQWRQRRQAFHDQQEHPMLSHLALAHLRKQFLRRLAWASGMTIAVLVALVATHWPLCRAIFSGGAVHAPSLPSSGADWSSLLAAATTSWSWAGGVGQPAVPAPFLLVLLPFALLTGGHMAQAMALMLLTETGLAALSFWALAGVVTRSNPIRVLLGLLWDCLAFALGMVDGLQLPMLTVMAFMPAAFAFVSKAVGLYQTEAPVRPKASVQQAALASICFLPVLAAEPQLMLAMIPLFIVAICLVSSHRIMLLLMPLPSVLALAPTLVNSLHHASQGLWRQLFSDLMIPSADLTGRPRTGSLGELLTRLLGLDVSALWPIRWRPELWRPAALACCLLTVALLAFIALVVPRALKAARILWITVLLGLVLALVSQAVCTGLDQTGPVAGSVLPGMMMAFMGLLTCLGLLAGRAVRPFSPLAPGHDQASDGNADRPPLPPAQSFPTSTVSVDDGGRVLRLLLGLVLGLVTAGVAVAGLAAPVGGPLSADGRQLPAVAVDYLDKDPSHRVLVLTSPSHGRVAYSGLHTSRGELIDASPALRAQRVDGGQMTGEDVLSHSVAALMANADSKAVAAVTDLGFGGIYVPVDRSGAAGLGSTPNDDLVSNITASDGAQQVVANAQGTYFRLSSQSGEDTGVDMTGVRRAEASTWRRVWLWALCLILLGYCLVALPRPSCFGREQL from the coding sequence ATGAGTTTCGTCGCGCCTCAAGCCCAGGATGTTCGGCAGGTCCTCTCTGCAGTCATGAACGAATGTTCGTCCGCCGCCAGCCCTCAAGTAGAGGATGCAGTGGCGGCGGTGATCACTGTCGAGCATGACCTGACCTACTTGCCTGACACCCTGCGCGCCCTCTTGCGACAGAGCCTCTTGCCACGCCTTCTGATCATCGCGGACTGTTCGGGATCCACTGTGGAGCCTCTCTATGCGCAGTTCCCGGTGGACGGGCCAGCGCGGGTGGAGGTGCAGGTGGTTCGCGCCCGAGGCGCCTCCTCATTCGGCGATGCCGTGAACAAGGCGCTTGGCTATGCCCGTCTGCCTGGTCGGATCCGCGCTCTTTGGCTTCTGCATGACGACTGCCGTCCCCTGGATGATCATTGCCTGGACAAGCTGGTGGACACCTGGCACAGCAATCCCACTGCCTCCCTGCTGGGCGCCAAGCAGTATGACTGGCAGGGCGAGGGACTGCGGGACGTGGGTCGGTATGCCTACCATCACCGAACAGTGAGCCTGGTAGTGGACAGTGAGCCCGACCAGGAGCAGTATGACGCGCGCCAGGATGTCTTTGCGGTGAGCCTGGCCGGCGTCCTGGTGCCCATGCAGACTATCAAGGACCTGGGCGGACCAGGCTCCTGGGCTGGCACTTTCGGCCAAGCCGACGATCTCTGCCGCCGCATCTGCCTGTCAGGAGGACGGGTGGTGGTGGTGCCCAGTGCTCGGATGGCCCATGCCAGCGCCCGGGTGAGCGGATTGCGCGATAGGAGTGGACGGCCGGTGCAGCCCGACCACCGCTTGGATGCCTCTATGGGCCCCATGCTGGCTCGGGAGCGTTACCTGCTGACCGATTTTGCCCTGCCTTGGTGGCTGTTGGTCTGGCTCTGGCGGATCTTGGCGGCACTGTGGTTCATGGCCCTGGATCTTATCGGCAAGCGGCCCTACAGGGCCCTCTGCCGTCTGTGCGCACCCTGGCGGATCCTGGCCCGTCCTGCAGCGTTGCTGACCATGCGTCGCCGCCTGACTTCCGCCTGCCATGGCAGTCCCCGTCGATTGGATGTTCTTCAGGCCAGCGGTCAGCAGATCCGGCAGTGGCGGCAGCGCAGGCAGGCCTTCCACGACCAGCAGGAGCATCCCATGCTCAGCCATCTGGCATTGGCTCATCTGCGCAAGCAGTTCCTACGTCGCCTAGCCTGGGCTTCAGGGATGACCATAGCGGTCTTGGTGGCCCTGGTGGCCACCCACTGGCCCCTCTGTCGTGCCATCTTTTCGGGAGGGGCCGTCCACGCGCCCTCTCTGCCTTCGTCAGGAGCCGACTGGTCCAGTCTGCTGGCGGCAGCCACCACCTCATGGTCCTGGGCGGGGGGTGTGGGGCAGCCCGCAGTTCCTGCCCCCTTCCTTCTGGTCCTCCTGCCTTTCGCTCTGCTGACCGGCGGTCATATGGCTCAGGCCATGGCCCTTATGCTCTTGACGGAGACGGGACTGGCCGCTCTGTCCTTCTGGGCCCTGGCCGGCGTGGTCACCAGATCCAATCCAATCCGCGTCCTGCTGGGGCTGCTCTGGGATTGCCTGGCATTCGCCCTGGGCATGGTCGATGGTCTGCAGCTGCCCATGCTGACGGTCATGGCCTTTATGCCTGCCGCCTTTGCCTTCGTTTCCAAGGCTGTGGGGCTGTATCAGACCGAGGCCCCCGTGCGCCCCAAGGCCTCGGTGCAGCAGGCGGCTCTGGCCTCCATCTGCTTCCTGCCGGTCCTGGCAGCCGAACCCCAGCTCATGCTGGCCATGATTCCGCTCTTCATTGTGGCGATCTGCCTGGTGTCCTCCCACCGGATCATGCTGCTGCTGATGCCCCTGCCTTCGGTGCTGGCCCTGGCGCCCACCTTGGTCAACTCCCTGCATCATGCCAGTCAAGGGCTTTGGAGGCAGTTGTTCTCTGACCTGATGATTCCTTCGGCTGACCTGACCGGCCGACCCAGAACCGGAAGCTTGGGGGAACTGCTGACCCGCCTGCTGGGCCTGGATGTTTCAGCCCTATGGCCCATCAGGTGGCGACCTGAACTCTGGCGTCCGGCCGCGCTGGCCTGCTGTTTGCTGACGGTGGCCCTACTGGCTTTTATTGCCCTGGTTGTGCCTCGGGCGCTCAAGGCGGCCAGGATTCTTTGGATCACGGTCCTGCTGGGCCTGGTTCTGGCGCTGGTTTCGCAGGCGGTTTGCACTGGTCTGGACCAGACCGGCCCAGTGGCTGGTTCGGTCCTGCCTGGCATGATGATGGCCTTTATGGGGCTGCTGACCTGTCTGGGCCTTCTGGCTGGCAGGGCAGTCCGTCCTTTCTCGCCCCTGGCTCCTGGGCATGATCAGGCCTCTGACGGCAATGCGGATCGCCCGCCCTTGCCTCCTGCGCAGTCCTTCCCAACATCAACAGTTTCGGTCGATGATGGCGGACGGGTTTTGAGGCTCCTGCTGGGCCTGGTCCTGGGCTTGGTAACTGCGGGCGTGGCAGTGGCCGGTTTGGCGGCGCCTGTCGGCGGGCCCCTGTCCGCTGACGGCCGGCAGCTTCCGGCTGTGGCGGTGGACTACCTGGACAAGGATCCATCCCATCGGGTGCTGGTGCTGACCTCGCCCTCCCATGGCCGCGTGGCCTACAGCGGTCTGCACACCTCACGCGGAGAGCTGATCGATGCCTCGCCTGCTCTGCGTGCCCAGCGGGTGGACGGCGGGCAGATGACCGGCGAGGACGTCCTCTCGCATTCGGTGGCGGCTCTGATGGCCAATGCTGACTCCAAGGCGGTAGCCGCTGTGACCGACCTGGGCTTCGGGGGGATCTATGTGCCTGTCGACCGTTCCGGGGCAGCGGGCTTGGGGTCCACGCCCAACGATGACCTGGTTTCCAACATCACGGCCAGTGACGGCGCCCAGCAGGTTGTGGCCAACGCCCAGGGAACCTATTTCCGTTTGAGTTCACAGTCCGGCGAGGACACGGGCGTTGATATGACCGGGGTCCGTCGGGCAGAGGCCAGCACCTGGAGGAGGGTCTGGCTGTGGGCCCTGTGCTTGATCCTGCTGGGATACTGCCTGGTGGCTCTGCCGCGTCCGAGCTGCTTCGGAAGGGAGCAACTATGA
- a CDS encoding FtsK/SpoIIIE domain-containing protein: MTKAHSLASALHSPAAGQETSNEVESDHPRSASKSRVQLILTLIAQTAPALAQAGMIWYVVGQGRWMLLLLLLPSLTGTLAMVLLSLLRAYRQPPLAPRGRAQLEYGTASERASPSGTAENQIRQDLAQLVSGPGPQLESRLLGSRTPGAHCLLWQSIVHAWLAASGPTAPAVIGIRPDCRPLVIDLPRDGPHALVAGTTGSGKSVFLQTWCLALAVSQPPDRLNLVLLDFKGGAGFGLLARLPHTVGCVTNLDLDRAVRALNGLQRELERRQRLVAGAGVEDTALMSDPPARLVVVIDEFQALRQLLPNYLDKLTSLASQGRSLGMNLVTCTQQTMGQVSAQMRANMNLGICLRVRDPLQSRELLGSSCATAIDPAHPSLGFLEQGRGPQAFRTCPASDPQALVEQVIKAGRFCGSRPPAPLFSPPLPEHDPACGKIIWQSERPLIPLGRTDDGVLLHLYRLPLKGHTALIGTRGRGKSTLLVLLARSLLALMQPGARPEPNFDLRITRRTGHDYSSRDFPGPVPTPPRGRRHNGSRGLVWILDDAQDLLDPLCQDPLATLLQEALEQEGTTLVLAVETASALRRPERFSRRLVFPCGERGADLAAGIPADQLATLSSRASAIPGRCLVLEAGLAIPLQVFSLAVKQTDP; this comes from the coding sequence ATGACCAAGGCCCACTCGTTAGCATCTGCGCTCCATTCACCGGCGGCCGGCCAAGAGACCTCTAACGAGGTCGAGAGCGACCATCCGCGCTCTGCTAGCAAGAGCAGAGTCCAGCTCATTCTGACCCTAATTGCCCAAACGGCTCCGGCCCTGGCCCAGGCGGGCATGATCTGGTATGTGGTCGGCCAGGGCCGCTGGATGCTGCTCCTCCTTTTGCTGCCCAGCCTGACCGGCACCCTGGCCATGGTGCTTTTGAGCCTGCTGCGAGCATATCGTCAGCCACCGCTTGCTCCCCGTGGCCGCGCGCAACTGGAGTACGGCACAGCATCGGAACGTGCATCACCGTCGGGAACGGCAGAGAACCAGATCCGGCAAGACCTGGCTCAACTGGTTTCCGGCCCGGGCCCTCAGCTGGAGTCCCGACTGTTAGGATCAAGGACTCCGGGAGCACATTGTCTGCTCTGGCAGAGCATCGTCCATGCCTGGCTCGCCGCATCAGGTCCTACAGCGCCGGCAGTCATCGGCATCCGCCCTGATTGCCGTCCGCTGGTCATCGACCTGCCGCGTGACGGACCTCACGCCCTGGTGGCAGGCACCACCGGATCAGGCAAATCGGTCTTTCTGCAGACCTGGTGTCTGGCCCTGGCCGTCAGCCAGCCGCCGGACCGGCTCAACCTGGTCCTGCTGGACTTCAAGGGCGGTGCCGGGTTCGGCCTGCTGGCCCGACTGCCGCACACCGTGGGCTGCGTGACCAATCTGGATCTGGACCGGGCCGTGCGCGCACTGAACGGCCTTCAGCGGGAGCTGGAACGCCGCCAGCGCCTGGTTGCCGGAGCCGGGGTCGAGGACACTGCCCTTATGTCCGATCCGCCGGCGCGCCTAGTGGTGGTCATCGACGAGTTCCAGGCCCTGCGCCAACTCCTGCCTAACTATCTGGACAAGCTGACCTCTCTGGCCTCCCAGGGCAGGTCCCTGGGCATGAACCTGGTGACCTGCACCCAGCAGACCATGGGGCAGGTCAGCGCCCAGATGCGAGCCAACATGAACCTGGGCATCTGCCTGCGAGTGCGGGACCCCCTGCAGTCCAGGGAGCTGCTGGGCTCCTCCTGCGCGACGGCGATCGACCCTGCCCATCCTAGTCTGGGTTTTCTGGAGCAGGGTCGGGGCCCGCAAGCCTTCCGCACCTGCCCAGCGTCTGATCCGCAGGCCCTGGTGGAACAGGTCATCAAGGCCGGCCGCTTCTGCGGCAGCCGACCGCCAGCGCCGCTCTTCTCCCCTCCCCTGCCAGAGCATGATCCGGCCTGCGGAAAGATCATCTGGCAGTCGGAACGGCCTCTGATACCCTTGGGGCGCACCGACGACGGGGTCCTGCTCCATCTCTATCGCCTGCCGCTCAAAGGCCATACGGCTCTGATCGGAACCCGAGGCCGTGGCAAGAGCACCCTGCTGGTCCTGCTGGCTCGTTCCCTACTCGCCCTGATGCAGCCGGGAGCTCGACCAGAACCCAACTTCGACCTGCGCATCACGCGCCGGACAGGCCACGACTACAGCAGCCGGGACTTCCCAGGCCCGGTGCCAACACCGCCTAGAGGTCGTCGTCACAATGGCAGCCGAGGATTGGTCTGGATCCTTGACGATGCCCAGGACCTGCTGGATCCGCTCTGTCAGGATCCTCTGGCCACTCTCCTGCAGGAGGCTCTGGAGCAGGAGGGAACCACACTGGTTCTGGCCGTGGAGACGGCCAGCGCCCTGCGCAGACCTGAGCGTTTCAGCCGTCGTCTGGTGTTCCCCTGTGGCGAACGAGGGGCCGACCTGGCTGCTGGCATCCCCGCCGATCAGCTGGCCACCCTATCCTCCCGGGCCAGCGCCATTCCTGGACGGTGCCTGGTCCTGGAGGCAGGTCTCGCCATTCCGCTACAGGTGTTCTCTTTAGCCGTAAAACAAACGGACCCTTGA
- a CDS encoding LCP family protein → MVQARVTAILVLSAGMAPIATADEEGIPLTSPTRKMGLPNIKAGRNGKPQHSDGFRSSHSLRTGICLALTFVLCFLASTVAAFWTDINGHMHVLEPINLTQAHKAPEDIYKGKTLNVLVLGQDTRDGKGNSDVGGSGDGLEENHQSDTAMVVQIAADRSYVNVVSIPRDSIVNAPACVTSKGETIPARRQVMFNSIFAEGYNQGGDANSAASCTLAAVRSLTGLDIQQFVVADFNGFKSIIDALGGVDVCIPKDTKDSYTGIDLKRGLHHLDGTQATEYARMRHGTGADGSDIMRTTRQQYLIKSLVNEAKTVDIYSDLPKAYRLATTSMSTLQLSEGLGSFQTLLGLGNSLKHIDATHIYARTIPVKEWSQDRYRVVWTEQAETIWHLLRQDKPLTQANEEAEAASLSSASSSDTSSSENQIQGIQRAQGKAETRSRSSETESSTQTPSASANTLPDPDPRTGLITMPDKTLIDPSTGGIVDPNDGTIKDANTGQYIGMADRYLFATVCAVPAQR, encoded by the coding sequence TTGGTTCAAGCACGCGTCACCGCCATCCTGGTTCTTTCCGCCGGAATGGCCCCTATAGCGACAGCCGATGAGGAAGGCATACCATTGACGTCCCCAACCAGAAAGATGGGTCTGCCCAACATCAAGGCGGGCAGGAACGGCAAGCCCCAGCACAGCGACGGGTTCCGCAGCAGCCACTCCCTGCGCACGGGCATCTGTCTGGCCCTCACCTTCGTTCTTTGCTTCCTGGCCTCGACGGTGGCCGCCTTCTGGACAGACATCAACGGGCACATGCACGTGCTCGAGCCCATCAACCTGACCCAAGCCCACAAGGCCCCGGAAGACATCTATAAGGGCAAAACCCTGAATGTCCTGGTGCTGGGCCAGGACACCCGTGACGGTAAGGGCAATTCGGACGTTGGCGGCAGCGGGGACGGCCTGGAGGAAAACCACCAGTCTGACACGGCCATGGTGGTCCAGATCGCCGCCGATCGCTCCTATGTGAACGTGGTCTCCATCCCCAGGGACTCCATCGTGAACGCCCCGGCCTGCGTCACCAGCAAAGGCGAAACCATCCCGGCCCGCCGCCAGGTCATGTTCAACTCCATCTTCGCTGAGGGCTACAACCAAGGCGGCGATGCGAATTCGGCCGCCAGCTGCACCCTGGCTGCGGTCCGCTCCTTGACCGGCCTGGACATCCAGCAGTTCGTGGTGGCCGACTTCAATGGATTCAAATCCATCATCGATGCCCTGGGCGGGGTCGACGTATGCATCCCCAAGGACACCAAGGACAGCTACACAGGCATTGACCTAAAGCGCGGTCTGCACCATCTGGACGGGACCCAGGCAACCGAGTACGCCCGCATGCGCCATGGCACCGGTGCCGACGGATCGGACATCATGCGCACCACCCGCCAGCAGTACCTGATCAAGAGCCTGGTCAACGAGGCCAAGACCGTCGATATTTATTCAGACCTGCCCAAGGCCTACCGTCTGGCCACCACTTCCATGTCTACCCTGCAGCTGAGCGAGGGTCTGGGCAGCTTCCAGACCCTGCTGGGCCTGGGTAATTCGCTCAAACACATAGACGCCACGCACATCTACGCTCGGACTATACCGGTCAAGGAATGGTCCCAGGACCGGTACCGTGTTGTATGGACCGAGCAGGCCGAAACCATTTGGCACCTGCTGCGCCAGGACAAGCCATTGACCCAGGCCAATGAAGAAGCCGAGGCGGCTTCCTTGTCGAGCGCCTCCTCGTCGGATACATCCTCGTCGGAAAATCAGATCCAAGGCATCCAAAGGGCGCAGGGCAAGGCTGAAACCCGGAGCAGGAGCTCTGAAACAGAGTCCTCCACCCAGACTCCCTCTGCATCTGCCAATACTCTGCCCGATCCGGATCCGCGTACGGGACTGATTACCATGCCCGATAAGACCCTGATTGATCCGAGCACAGGCGGGATCGTCGACCCGAATGACGGGACCATTAAGGACGCGAACACCGGACAGTACATCGGCATGGCTGACCGCTACCTGTTCGCCACAGTCTGTGCGGTTCCAGCACAGAGATAG
- a CDS encoding WhiB family transcriptional regulator, with product MSNAFDWRAKAACRDKDPELFFPVGNTGAAYQQIEEAKAVCRTCKVIDACLKCALDTNQDYGVWGGLSEDERRALKRRAMRARRSQAMQMQS from the coding sequence ATGAGTAATGCGTTTGATTGGCGCGCTAAGGCTGCTTGCCGTGACAAGGACCCTGAGCTGTTCTTCCCCGTCGGCAACACAGGTGCAGCCTATCAGCAGATCGAGGAGGCCAAGGCCGTGTGCCGGACCTGCAAGGTCATTGACGCCTGTCTGAAGTGCGCGTTGGACACGAATCAGGATTACGGCGTCTGGGGCGGACTGAGCGAGGACGAACGCAGGGCTCTGAAGCGCCGGGCCATGCGTGCGCGCAGGTCCCAGGCCATGCAGATGCAGTCCTGA
- a CDS encoding sensor histidine kinase yields MADFSEILASCDDCNEEDREWLHHLVADWQVIADLSFADLLLLLRTGEEEFTVAEQCRPSTVMSLRTEDVVGEPFPSDQREELEAAMRSKGVLRSTKLRTIGRATVCDVYAPIRHQGKTLGLVVRETNMATRESNGRYESESINAGKELFEMITRGEFPYADSVLNQRHNARVADGFFVLTPSGVVRYASPNAISCFRRLGSVETMIGQYLSEIGTSLLKENDPLPDSLPLVLSGKAAVDSELDANGSAVSMRSLPLYGKQGRTGAIVLCRDVTELRRREKELQTKDATISEIHHRVKNNLQAVSALLRLQARRTKSDEVRKELEEAQRRVQTIAVVHEGLSQTADEIVDFDKVIANLLKMSVDLATTSDQHITISYVGKFGMMPAQDATPLSLVLTELVNNAVEHGFEGRDEGHITISVGRGGNNLNVVVEDDGNGYSTESDQGRARSTGSGLGTQIINTFVTNDFGGTVKWEPRRDGGTRVVINIKLRVAQDV; encoded by the coding sequence ATGGCTGATTTTTCCGAGATTCTGGCATCATGCGACGACTGCAATGAGGAGGACCGCGAGTGGCTCCACCACCTGGTGGCCGACTGGCAGGTCATCGCCGATCTGAGCTTTGCCGACCTGCTGCTCCTGCTGCGCACGGGCGAGGAGGAGTTCACCGTGGCCGAGCAGTGCCGGCCCTCTACGGTCATGTCCCTGCGCACCGAGGATGTGGTGGGGGAACCCTTCCCGTCGGACCAACGTGAGGAGCTGGAGGCCGCCATGCGGTCCAAGGGGGTGCTGCGGTCCACCAAGCTGCGCACCATCGGCCGCGCCACAGTATGCGACGTTTACGCTCCTATCCGTCACCAGGGCAAAACCCTGGGCCTGGTGGTGCGTGAGACCAACATGGCCACCCGCGAGTCCAACGGCCGCTACGAGAGCGAGAGCATCAACGCAGGCAAGGAGCTCTTCGAGATGATCACCCGAGGCGAGTTCCCCTACGCGGATTCGGTGCTCAACCAGCGGCACAACGCCAGGGTGGCCGACGGCTTCTTTGTGCTGACGCCAAGCGGCGTGGTGCGTTACGCATCGCCCAACGCCATCAGCTGCTTCCGCAGGCTGGGATCGGTGGAGACCATGATCGGCCAGTACCTGAGCGAGATCGGCACCTCCCTGCTCAAGGAGAACGATCCCCTGCCCGACTCCCTGCCGCTGGTCCTGTCAGGCAAGGCGGCCGTGGATTCGGAGCTGGACGCCAACGGATCGGCCGTCTCCATGCGTTCCCTGCCGCTGTACGGCAAGCAGGGCAGGACGGGCGCTATCGTGCTCTGCCGGGACGTGACCGAGCTGCGCCGTAGGGAGAAGGAGCTGCAGACCAAGGATGCCACCATCTCCGAGATTCACCACCGGGTCAAGAACAACCTCCAGGCTGTGTCGGCCCTGCTGCGGCTGCAGGCCCGACGCACCAAGTCCGATGAGGTCCGCAAAGAGCTGGAGGAGGCCCAGCGCCGCGTCCAGACCATCGCCGTGGTCCACGAGGGCCTCAGCCAGACTGCTGACGAGATTGTCGACTTCGACAAGGTGATCGCCAACCTGCTGAAGATGAGCGTGGACCTGGCCACCACCAGCGACCAGCACATCACCATCTCCTACGTGGGCAAGTTCGGGATGATGCCTGCCCAGGATGCCACGCCCCTGTCCCTGGTGCTGACAGAGCTGGTCAACAACGCGGTCGAGCATGGTTTCGAGGGCCGTGACGAGGGGCACATCACCATATCGGTGGGCCGGGGCGGCAACAACCTCAATGTGGTGGTCGAGGATGACGGCAACGGCTACAGCACCGAATCGGATCAGGGCCGGGCTCGTTCCACCGGGTCCGGTCTGGGCACGCAGATCATCAACACCTTTGTCACCAACGACTTCGGCGGCACGGTCAAGTGGGAGCCCCGTCGGGATGGCGGCACCCGAGTGGTCATCAACATCAAGCTGCGCGTGGCCCAGGACGTGTGA
- a CDS encoding WhiB family transcriptional regulator: MQWFEVNIGPSWRSEALCAQTDPEAFFPGKGGSTQEAKRVCADCTVRKQCLDWAVEHDERFGIWGGMSERERRRYKKRMRAQRQA; this comes from the coding sequence ATGCAATGGTTCGAGGTCAACATCGGACCATCCTGGCGAAGCGAGGCGCTTTGTGCACAGACCGACCCGGAAGCATTCTTCCCGGGCAAGGGAGGCTCCACCCAGGAGGCCAAACGGGTCTGCGCCGACTGCACCGTCCGAAAGCAGTGCCTGGACTGGGCGGTCGAGCACGACGAGCGCTTTGGCATCTGGGGCGGCATGAGCGAACGGGAGCGCCGCCGCTACAAGAAGAGGATGCGCGCGCAGCGTCAGGCCTGA